One genomic segment of Primulina tabacum isolate GXHZ01 chromosome 9, ASM2559414v2, whole genome shotgun sequence includes these proteins:
- the LOC142555033 gene encoding uncharacterized protein LOC142555033, translating to MWKSCGFVIKIVGVTCMASGATGDFNYDYLKPSTVLWTENSKVYTRRIRKKVPKTSIDIDAANTRTGTSTALSTSTENTSTTAASTEAFSPIITTAASTEELIHSAVALTPKPTNDIPATSPRYVGDIILQESVEALVTKGIDSSGERLQVHSPIEETHSQTLADRDVDSFQSQQLSEQAKNYEQRPSVSANECSNQNMVGQGSCCQSLGQQNQRISSPLLNDAEAQSPKETASFHSEKNDKLQTSEHERQNLRESSPLSCVNDLPNCGQIELLNDENSMSVLPPAPSSNRPSNANELVQALVITRIDDRVLFRLSKATQKDDIKELRSKLEHELDQIRRLVNQLEVKVQELASSNTQVINNNFNDIDSGVEGGEIGGCYCPQPVNVPNDAVERRALVRINSEVSVMGFQETASMKLARLSSDVGTARTLEPKSYSKQLSIAVMENTHDAGEIIDKDKRTPKANQYYRNSEFLLGKERLPPESNKKLKTNHGRKHGGRLEQAPGFAFGFDKNRDKVFKSCSSILQRLMKHKHGWVFNESVDPKALGLHDYHVIIKHPMDLGTIKNRLSQNWYKSPREFAEDVRLVFRNAMTYNPKGQDVHVMAEELSGIFEEKWAVMETKYNPYLKYHVYQDAGLPTPTSRKFPQPYLAPASVHAFTPAASMTIDSKIEGSHVGRMPVPKKPKAKDLNKRDMTYEEKQRLSTNLQSLASDKLDAIVQIIKKNNTALSQHDDEIEVDIDSVDPETLWELDRFVSNYKKGLSKNKRKAELALQARTVSNQSVSLMTTTPTVQEVQVESGTVIDKQETHAVEGGKQGNDVSRSSSSGSSSSDSGASSGDSDSGQSSANESDPR from the exons ATGTGGAAAAGTTGTGGTTTCGTGATCAAAATAGTTGGTGTTACATGTATGGCTTCTGGCGCCACTGGGGATTTCAATTATGATTATTTGAAACCGAGTACGGTTTTATGGACTGAAAACAGCAAAGTTTATACACGAAGGATCCGCAAGAAAGTCCCAAAAACTAGCATCGACATAGATGCAGCAAACACCAGAACTGGAACCTCCACAGCCTTGTCTACCAGCACCGAGAATACCTCGACCACCGCTGCATCCACTGAGGCTTTCTCTCCCATTATCACCACAGCTGCCTCCACCGAGGAACTTATCCATTCTGCGGTTGCCTTGACTCCGAAGCCCACTAATGACATTCCAGCCACATCCCCCAGGTATGTAGGTGATATTATTCTGCAAGAAAGTGTGGAAGCATTAGTGACCAAGGGTATTGATTCCTCTGGGGAAAGGCTTCAAGTGCACTCCCCGATTGAAGAGACTCATTCACAAACATTGGCAGACAGAGATGTGGATTCCTTCCAGTCTCAGCAGCTGTCAGAACAAGCAAAGAATTATGAGCAGAGGCCATCAGTGTCTGCGAATGAGTGTTCGAATCAGAACATGGTGGGGCAAGGCAGTTGCTGTCAAAGTTTGGGGCAGCAGAATCAGAGAATATCGTCTCCATTGCTGAATGATGCTGAAGCCCAGAGCCCAAAGGAAACTGCCTCGTTTCATAGTGAGAAGAATGATAAACTGCAGACAAGTGAGCATGAGCGACAGAATTTGAGGGAATCATCTCCATTATCATGTGTAAACGATCTGCCTAATTGCGGTCAGATTGAGCTGCtaaatgatgaaaattcaaTGTCAGTGCTACCGCCAGCTCCCTCTAGCAATCGGCCTTCAAACGCAAATGAACTGGTGCAGGCGCTGGTGATAACTAGGATAGATGATAGGGTATTGTTTAGGTTATCAAAAGCAACACAGAAAGATGATATTAAGGAGCTTAGGAGCAAGTTAGAGCATGAGCTTGATCAGATTAGAAGGTTAGTTAATCAGCTTGAAGTCAAAGTGCAGGAACTTGCTTCATCTAATACCCAGGttatcaataataatttcaatgaTATAGACTCTGGTGTTGAGGGCGGTGAAATTGGTGGATGTTATTGTCCTCAACCAGTGAATGTGCCGAATGATGCAGTGGAGAGGAGGGCATTGGTGAGAATTAATTCAGAGGTGAGTGTGATGGGGTTCCAAGAAACTGCATCTATGAAGTTGGCTAGACTTAGTTCCGATGTGGGTACTGCACGAACTCTAGAACCAAAGTCATATAGCAAGCAGCTCAGTATTGCTGTAATGGAGAACACCCATGATGCTGGTGAAATTATTGACAAGGATAAGAGAACTCCAAAGGCGAATCAGTATTACAGAAATTCAGAGTTCCTTTTAGGGAAGGAAAGACTGCCTCCTGAAAGTAACAAGAAATTGAAAACCAATCATGGGAGGAAGCATGGTGGTCGATTAGAACAGGCACCTGGTTTCGCTTTTGGGTTTGATAAGAACAGGGATAAAGTGTTTAAGAGCTGTAGCAGTATACTTCAGAGGTTGATGAAGCATAAGCACGGTTGGGTATTTAACGAGTCAGTGGATCCCAAGGCCCTAGGGCTGCATGATTATCATGTTATCATTAAGCATCCAATGGACTTGGGTACAATTAAAAATAGATTATCCCAAAACTGGTACAAGTCTCCTAGAGAGTTTGCAGAGGATGTGAGACTTGTGTTTCGCAATGCTATGACTTACAACCCAAAGGGTCAGGATGTTCACGTTATGGCGGAAGAATTGTCTGGTATCTTTGAGGAGAAGTGGGCTGTTATGGAGACAAAGTATAATCCCTATTTGAAATATCATGTGTACCAGGACGCAGGGTTGCCTACTCCCACTTCGAGAAAGTTTCCTCAGCCTTATTTAGCACCAGCCTCTGTTCATGCCTTCACACCTGCTGCCTCTATGACTATTGATTCGAAAATTGAAGGTTCGCATGTTGGCAGGATGCCCGTTCCTAAGAAACCTAAAGCTAAGGATCTGAATAAAAGGGACATGACTTACGAGGAGAAGCAAAGACTTAGCACTAACCTTCAGAGCTTGGCTTCTGATAAGCTTGATGCCATTGTTCAAATCATTAAGAAGAATAATACTGCACTTTCTCAGCATGACGATGAGATTGAGGTGGATATTGATAGTGTCGATCCAGAAACACTGTGGGAGCTTGATCGATTTGTGAGTAATTACAAAAAGGGCTTGAGCAAGAATAAAAGAAAAGCTGAACTTGCTCTTCAAGCTAGAACAGTATCTAATCAGTCTGTTTCACTGATG ACCACCACCCCAACTGTACAGGAGGTCCAGGTTGAAAGTGGAACAG TCATTGATAAGCAGGAGACACATGCTGTTGAAGGTGGAAAGCAGGGGAATGATGTAAGTAGGTCTAGTAGTTCAGGCAGTTCCAGCAGCGATTCTGGAGCATCTTCCGGTG ATTCTGACAGCGGCCAATCCTCAGCGAATGAATCGGATCCAAGATAA